The Silene latifolia isolate original U9 population chromosome X, ASM4854445v1, whole genome shotgun sequence genome contains the following window.
gaacggagggagtagtaaTCGAAAGCAATGCTATCACTCCCCCATACATAAACAATAGCTCAACCATAGCAGAAATCATGTATATTCGCAAGCTAGGGTTTAACAGTGAAACCAATTAAATTAAACTAACTTaaatcaaaattagggttttgagaagaTGAAATTAGTACCGTTAATTGGAAAAGTTCATGAGGACAAAGACCAGATAAAAAAAGACGACAAACATCGCGATCGAAATACTTGCGATTGACTTCTCGAACATCTCCGTTTCGATTCGCCCCCATTAATACGTCTAGCTGCTTTCGAAGCGAATCCATCTTTGATTTCTCTTTTTAATTCTTCAGTAAATTGATTGATTGAGGATTGTTTGAGTTTggggaagaaattagggtttcgaaagagGGGTTTTTTCAGAAGAGGGGAGGATAATTTCTTTAGTGACGCGTGAATGTGATGTACTGATGTGAGAAGCGTTGCTAGTGATTTTTACCGTGTGAATATTGTGAATTGTGATTAGGGATGTGAACTTCACCCGCACCCGATCAAAAACCGATCCATCCGATTTTAAAAGACGGATGAAAACCCGAtttaaatggatgatggatggatggcggaTGAAacggatgacggatgggttggatgatGAAATTTcacccgtcatccatccatcacctgatttaattacttattatttaatttttttaacatATAATACATTATTAAGATACAAaatattcaaaatttcaaaattttctactctcaaaatatatattttgtgaAACTACCCATTAGAAagttaaactaaaataattatctAACATTTTTTTGTATAGAATAAAAAATCATCATTTTTTGTAACTTGAAATCTATAAATACACAACATCcatttatcacccgatccacccgtttcatccatggatgatggatggatggatgacggatgataggtttcacggatgacggatgaggctccacctgacccgaacccgatccattgacatccctaattGTGATCTTACTGATCTCACGTCGAGTAAGTCTCATAAGAGACGAACTCTTAATAAATTTATTGAGAAATCATTATATAGTTTTAAGAAAAAATGATACTAACggtaataaaataggtataaATCATGATTACAAATAAAATTGGTACATTTTATCATGTAAAATAAGTACGAAATTACAATGTTACAATCAATAATAAAAGGGTCACGGAAAGCATATAAATGGGTACGAAATATTGCTCTCTCAATAATTTAGTGAGAGagcgtctctcccaagttttgaTGTCTCGCGTCTAGTGGTTAAGATTTACTTCGACTTAAGCCGACCATAGCTATTCATAAATGATGGAAATTTTTAATACAACTTTTATTATATATTTCTATAACATAAAAAATTATACGAGATTTTGTTTAAATTGTGTTATCGAGTACAttatgaatatcaaatttttatagtttttaataatatgtaactaAAAATATGAGCAAAAGAAATCGAGCATTGAAGTACATGCAAATAGCAAACGTATACAATTTATTGGAACGGTGGAAGTACGAGTATACCATAATCTTTTTTAGATGATTTGAATTTTGACACATTAGAAAACAATTGTAAATTCAATATTGAAAAGTTGTCCACAAGGGCAAAGTCTAGTAGTTATAATTTGGGTGAAATTTTCGAGAACGGATATAGacataaaaaaaatgataaaagcATATCGTGCAAATGAATTATAATTGACGAAATTTGTGACCTTGTTTGACTAACATACTTCAATTGATATATTCGCTTTAAGATGTTTGGTAGTGAAAAGTCATATAGACATAAATAAATCATCATTAAACTTGAAAATATAAATTTCACAGACTTCTAATATAAACTCATTTTTTGTCAAATATACTATTTTAATATATGTTGTGTGAAGTAGCATATTCTAAAATAGTAGATTAATGTCAAATCTAGCATTAATACTACAACGTGATACGGAATAATATATCAAAATGTTCAGCATATTGCCCGCCAAATCTTCTAAAATGCATAAAACAACGAAAATTACTGAATCTAATGTCACCAAACATCCAGGGGAGCAAATTATATGCTAACtatttgatttggtgatattttgatTGTCTATATGAATAGATGTCCATGATAACATCAAAGATTTGTCTTATACTCTTATTATCGtgatttaggttttttttttttttttttttgtaaagatCAATCCATCATAATACAAATTTGATCAACAtaaaaatttatataaaaaaaattctaTTAGAAAAAGATATTATTGAATAGTGTCTCGATATTTAATTCGTTTTTAACTTTGCAATAGAATTTATAAATCATATATAATTACTTTTATACCGAGTATAGTAGGATCATAACTTGGCCAATTTGAGCTCGAGCTCTGTTGGACCCAGATTGGCTCAAAAACTTGAGTTTGGAATCAGTTCAAGCTTAAAAATTAAAGCTTGAAATTTATTTTGTTTAACTTTTAAATCAAATCTACCTACCTTATTCTAAATGTCCCCAAGACTGGTTACTGTTCATTTGAACAGTTTCAAACGACACTCCTCCCGTCGTTTTGGAGTTGGTCTTTTCTTGAGCTTGGGCCTTGTTTACCAAGGCATCTTACTTACATTGGGCCTTCATTTGTCGTGCTCATAGGATTGTATTTGTATCCTTACTAACAAAACCCTCAACCTCTCACTTCATCTCTTGTTCTCAAACTGATCATGCCCCTCAATCTTTCACCTCCATCAAGATCAGCATTGATGGCACACATATTGCTTCCTTCCTTCTTTCCTTCCTTCACAATCCATCATATGTGAATCAATCTCGGGAAGCCTTTGCGGTTTTGGCGGCACTCCCCCATATGTGAATCAATCTCCGGAAGCCTCTGTGGTTTTAGCGGCGACGGGATTTGATTCAAACCACCATCATTATCAAGAATCAACAACATTAATTTGAGGACAAGGCGACAGCCAAGAGTTGCTTATCAAGACCGCCACTATCAGGATATTCCAAAGGTGTTACACTTGAAGTATCATATCTATTAACTCAGACCTACCACATTATCAAGATTGTACTCCTATTTTTTCACTTTTACATACAAATATTGATTTGATTCATATCTGAAATGCTTCTCGTGTGATTAAAGTGTGGGTTGTTGTCTTTAACTTGATTGACCCattgtttgttgtttgtttgaggttttgtttttggatttttatttggaTTTATTGTTCAAATTTAGTGGGTATCATCTTAGTTTTCTGGTTGGTTATCTGTATAGGATGGTGTGTTTTAACGGAGACAGTGAAGGGGTTAGGCTGGTGGCGACGCAAATAACGATGCTCGATGGCCATGTTCAAAAAACGATGTGAGCTTTTGTTAAATTTTCAATGTTTGAGTTGAATTAAGATGGGTTTTGTTTATTTGTAAGTTTTGGTTATGGTCACAATGTGAAGATGTTAAGAGGGGAAAAGAGTAATGAACTATTTCAATCCTGTAATTTGTTGTTTCTGTTGGTAATTAAATCCAAATTGAATGGTGGATTGCAGAAACCCGAAATCCGAAACAAACACAAATTTAGAGAAGAGATATCAACTATCTTCGCAGGTTTCCTATCGTTTAGGTGATCATCCTTTCAATATCTTAATctggatgatttttttttttttgtgtttaccACCTATTGTGTTCAAAACTTAACATTTTGCCACCTGTTATTTAGTTCTAAACAACCGCGTCACAAGTTCAAAGCAACTTGTAAATAACATCTTTGTAGAATTAAATTGATGATAGAGATGTCTTGCGATTAGAGTGGGTTACCAATGGGACGAGGGGAGAGGGAATGAGAGGGAGAGAGGGGAAGGGAAGGGAGCCACAAGGGAGAGCTCAACGGAATGGAGTGAGTGAGCTGAGGAACGAgaggatgacatattgatcaaaCAAGAAGGAGAGGGAAGGATGGAGGTAGAGGAGGGGGAGGGAGAGGAAGCAGAGGGTGTGAGGGACATAAGACTCACAAAAGAAGTTATTTAGAATTTTTTTTATGTGCATTTTGTTAGGTTTCTAGATTTAGTTGGTGTTTACCTATGAATGGTAATTAGGCATGATTCTGATAGTTGGATTGTGCTCGTCAATTGCTGATGATATTTTACACCAAGTAAATGTAGTAATTTGATGTTTTTTAGTATTGAGATTGTGCTGTTTAGCTCTATTACTATTTGATTTCTGAAGCTGAGGTTAAGTACTAAATGGGGCCAAAACTGGTAACTGGTAAATGCACATGCATTTGTTATTGAAGGTAGGTATGACAAGTATTTAAATACCTTGCTGTAAATAGGTGATGACTAAAATGAAATTATCGAGAAGTGTTTAAATTGCCTTGCTGTTGGGTTTGATTTAGTTTGGTGAGATGAAACAATTATGTTTACGTTATTGTGTAGCGGTTTAATTTGCTTGCTATTGGTTTGGATTGTGTTAAGAGCTATTTTTTTCCAATTATTTCTTGTTATGTCTTTTGAGCAGTAACCGGTGGAGGAGATGGGGTGCACGACAAAATAAAAAATGATACTCCCTCCACACATCTATGTTCAccccatttcattaaaatactcctcacatatattagagaaatgggGTGAACACTTATGTGCGGATAGAGTAGTATTTATAGAGTATAGTTCAGACGAACTTAGGGTACTGAGAGAGAGTGAATGAAGTCGCAATAAGAGCTTTATGGCTGATAGTGGGGTGGGGGAATCAAGGAAGGGGAAAGAGGGGGTTATAACATATTGTTGAAGGAAGAGGGGGAGAGGGAGAGCTCTTGGTTGAGAGAAAGGAATACAAGTGTTGCTTGGTAATGTTAATTGGCTAGGTAGATAAGTTAATAAGCTTAAatgtttaattattttataaGTGGGTATTTATTTTGAGGTGGGTAGTAAGTAATGTCATATATTATAATTGTACATAAAAATGTGAGAATATTTAGGTAATCAACTTATTAGATACATTTAAGCATATGATTGTTTTGCATCTGGTTGATCGTTCATAACGTAAATCAGTACAGTTACTCTGTTGTTATAGGCTTTGATTTAGTGTGCATATTTTACCGTTAATTTATATGAATTGTCACTCAAAAGAATCTGATTTTAGTAATTTCTCTTAGAGGTGATATGAGTTTAGTATAATTGGGAAGCATTGTCTACTCTTCAATACTGGTTTCTATTATGCAACCATGAGTCTGAAGACTAGAAAAGTTCTAGGGTAACTTGTTTTAAAACAGTCTCAAAAATTTTGAAGTTTAAAAGTTGTGTGTTGTATGTGCTCCATTGAGAGAACTATATTTTGTAGCTAGAGGTAAGAGCCCCCTTCTCTCATACAAGTAAAGggtaatttttatttatgttttaggagCGAGGTGAGATATCAGTCCCTAATGATAGATGACACGACACATTATAGGTTTTACTTTCTTTTAGGAGATGGTTTAGGCTAAGGTGCAATTTTGTTGCTTCTATTTGAATGTGGTCTTGTTTTATGTGGTTAGTTGTCTCATGTTTTTAACGGATTGATGGATACATGAGTGTTGATTATATGTGTGCTGCCCATTAATGTTGTAGGCATTGAGCTCAATAATTTTGTCCAAGACTTTTGAGACCCTCTATAATATCTTTGCTTTCTTTTGTTGTCCATAAACTTCACTAGCATTGTGTAATTGGGCCTTTGCCTCTTTGCATTACAGGACATGATATGGCAGTATATGTCTACTCTCCATTGCTCAAAGCATTTCACATGCCAAATTAAGCAGATGTATCTTGTTATCCAGTGAGCGCAACCGCTACTGGGCCTATTGTGAAACTTCTTAATGTAAGCTCTTTTTTGTCAGATTTTATATGAGGCTCCCATAGGCCATAATGAGATGAGAAGGTACCATAAGTTGACCTTTCTGCTCCGAAGTTTCAGGTTTGAACACGTCGAGGACGTTGTGGAAGCAGGTCGAAGGATGTGAAATGATAGAAGGGTGAATCGGGAAGGTTCAGAAAAATCCTCGGCCTGAATTTGAGATTTGGAATAAAGTAATAAACCGGTCTCTCATTGCAGCTGTCAAATAGCGTACGGTTTAGGTGTTTGTTGGAAAAATAGACCTTTGATTTCAAACTTTTCATTGGGTCTCCCTTCAGTTACCTAAGTGTTTTCTTGTTGTACTAGGATACTCCTTTTACCAATGCGTGTTTTTCTAGGAGTGCCTCTTCTCTTACATTTTGCCGTGATTTTAAATTGATATCATTTCCCTATTGTTTGTTACGCATGCCCGATTgtgtttagttgcattttagtttgaAATAAACATCATACTATTCTCTGATTTAGCAGGCAAGTAGGAAATTGAATAGTGGCATGTTTCTTACATCGAAGAATACTTTGAAACTCGTGTCTTATCAACCTTGCTCCAAGATTCCGAGTATAATGAGGGTGTATATCAGTAGTGCATAATATCTCTTTGGTAAAGAAACTGTCTATTACACGCTTCTACGTCGTCATCTAAGGCGTTTGTTTCCTATTACGACTCGGTGCATTAGCAGTTTCAAACTCTTTATGTCACTAAATTTGAACCAGTCGCAAATGTACACAAAGAATACAATGAATCGTAACTAAAATATCTTGGGGTATCGCGCGCGAAGCGCGCGATACAACAACTAGTAATAAATAAACATGTTTTAAGAAAAAATGCAAATATAAATTACCTacgaaatataataaaaatataatCGTGAACTCTAAAATAACATATTATAACATGTTATTAAGAGTAAAAACAATTGTAAACtgtcaaaataaaaaaaaaaaaaaaaaaaaaagagtttaaaCGAGTTTTTGATCAGAACTTTACTAAGCTCGGATTTGCTCCACCCAAACTCGAAATTGACTCAAAATTAGTTTTAAACGATTTTAAGACGAGTTTTGATCGAACTGATTCCCACGGCTTCTAATCCGGCCATTAACATAAAACCCCGAGTTCCGAACTAAAATGAACTGAAATTAAACCCGCAATTCCGTTTTCTCAATTCGCAAACTAGAACTAGTTTAGATTAGTACTCGTACAGTCGTACTCGGTAGTAATACGAAACTGAAATCCTCGCATAATTTCGCAGCGCAACCATGAGACCTTCTCCACTCTCTCTCCTCATTCTCGCGATCGTCACACTCTCTCTCTTCCAAAACTCCATCTCCTTCCAATCCGATGAGCTTGACGAAGACGAGTTCATCATCGAAGCCGGTGCAACTCTTCCGTCGCCGGAATTAGGTTTACGGCGTCCAGACACGCCGTCGCCGACAACGACGACGACGAGAAGATCGTCGAAATCGGATGTCGATTCTAAGTTGCAGTTTGATCTGGAACATTCGTTCGGCGATTCTGATTTCTCCGCTGCTGGCACTTTCTCTGCTCGTCTTAAGACCTGGTCTCATGGCGGTCAGGTTGATTCTcgattttatttaaaaaaaaatgtgtttttttgtttgattttagctCGTTTTTGTAAGATTGATGAAATGTAGGGCTTGGTAGAAGTTGTCAGGTTTAAATTTGAAGTCAAATTACGATGTAGGATTGTGTTATTGTTAGTATAAATATTGCGAGATTTGATTTTGTGTATTGATGTGAATTGTTGATGAGATTAGGAAGTAGGAAACATTGAATGATCAGAAGTAGTATAGTAGaaatttgttttatgtttgatttCACCTGATTTTTGTAAGATTCTCGTAGTTTAGGGTTTTGTTGAGGTTTTTAGGTTGAAATTTGAAGTCAAACTGTGTTGTTGGATCGTGTAATTGTTGGTTTTATATTGCTGATGAGTTTTGAAAGTAGGAAACTTTGATGGTTAGAAGTATAACAGAAATGTAGATTGATTAATGCTTGATTTAATTTGCTGTGTTTGTTGTAACATATGGTTTAGTGCGAGTTTTAGCGGTTTTGTTGAGGTTTTTAGGTTGAAGTTTGAAGTCAAATTGCGTTGTTAGATCGTATGATCGTTTTACTATTAGTACTACATTGTTGCAAGGTTTGGTTTTGTGTATTTGACGTGAATTCTGATGGTGAGATTTGGGAGGAGCGAACTCCAATGGACAGAAGTACAGTAGAAGTATAGATAGATTAATGCTTGATTTGGTTTGCTTATCTTTTGATATGAATACACGGAGTATATGAAGATACAGAGTAAGTCTACTAGATTAAAACAGGCTCAAACTAGCTTTAATCCTGCACAAAAAATCAAGACGCGTGTGATGGCCCATCCAATGTTATGTACCTCATATATTGATGGCAGACTGGCAGTAAATAAATAATAGCTGCGTTCAGTATGTTTTGCCAAAACAACGGTTTTAAACACGAGCCAGAATTTGTACTCATTTAAGCATCATGAAAAAAAGTACTATTTCCGTTGAATCTAGAATGACATTTATTCTTCAATGTTTTTAGCTATGTACACCTAGTGATGGTGTCATGCAGTTCTACGTTTATATTGTGTCGGGTTTATATTGTGTCGGGTTTATATTGTGTCTTTCTCTCTCAAAGTCTCACCCTTTATTGAAAGCATTTTGTGTGATGTTTTGGATAAAAATTGGATGCAGTGTGACATAACAGCTTTGTTCTTTGTTATTACATTTACAACAAATGGGGTCTGTCTAGTTATTTGACATGCTATTGTGATGGTAACAGACCCTAACCAAACTGCGGTTTACAAGGAATACTTTTACAAGTGAAGAGAAGCAGAAATTCAAGGTGAATGTTCCGTCTGCATGCTCGATAAAAAGTTCATCCTATAGACCATGTGGTTTCTTTCAATTTCTAATATGAATTTTATTTTACTGATTATAGGAGCTGCTTCAAGAAGATGATTTTTATAGGATAAGACTTCCATCAAATGTTTTGAGTCCACCTGGAAGGAATTATACTGTTTCAGTAGTAAAGGCGGTAAGTTGGCTCGAGAACTGTTACTTGTATCATCTTGTTTGTGTTATTTTGTCGACTACTGCTGTCTCTGCTCCTCTGACTGCAGTGGTCGAAGTTGTGGTCAGCATCTTTGGTCACATGCTGTTGTCACAGGCTAGCGGTTCATTGTTTTAGGATTaaatatataaattgttaattatcAGTTTTGTGGGCTGGCAAGTCTGCACTACTTTCTAAGCagattattatttaaaaaaattgtactccctcctagtctCTATTTtattccctatttccttattaaGCTTGGTCataatttcttccctatttccttatttggacatCAGTTGTATGTAATGGACAAAACTACCCCCATCTCCTCGAGTTCAACCTCCCCTACCCCCAAGGCCCTACATATCAAACCCTAACATCGTAGACCTCACCTGACCACCCCAACCTACGCCGTTGACCTCGCCTGACACCCAACGGCAGCGGCAGCACCACCGGCAACCACAGACGACGGTCACCTAAGCAAAGTCGCCGTCATCATCGACCATCCCTCACGTCATCGCTTCTCTTTTCTTATTTTTGTCGTCCAAAAGGAAAGGGTAGAAAATAGAAACGAGGGAGTATATACTTTTGTCCTTTTTCCTTCCGTATAAGGCTATGCTCTTTGTTGCTTCTGTTTCCTCCTTTACTAGTTTCCCAAGTTGCATTACGCTTGATGGGTGTCTTGCTGACAACTGGTTTACCCAGctaattgtttatcatattgtagTATTTTATGATATTTTGGGCCTTAATCTGACTGCAGCTGTGTCGCATAATTCTTACCTTGAAGTGTGATTCTGTCATCATACAAGCACGTTTTAGTGTTTAATATGCTCTAATGTTATTAAGTAACTCTTTTTTCTACAGAGATGTCTTCCAAGGGGAGATGCTTTGGATGAGCACTTTGTCTTACATATGGTATGATTCTGCTTGTTTTCATCAATTCTTTCTCTATACCTTGTCAAATTGAGTGCTTGGTGTCTGGTGAGGCAATAGAGGCCAAACTtgttttcatcatgtttttctttATACCCTTTCAAATTGAGTTCTTGGTGAGGCAGTAGAACCCAAAATGTCCCCGTTACAATATGTTTTATATTGTCATGAGTTTCCGCTCTTTATAAATATGTAAAT
Protein-coding sequences here:
- the LOC141619235 gene encoding uncharacterized protein LOC141619235, encoding MRPSPLSLLILAIVTLSLFQNSISFQSDELDEDEFIIEAGATLPSPELGLRRPDTPSPTTTTTRRSSKSDVDSKLQFDLEHSFGDSDFSAAGTFSARLKTWSHGGQTLTKLRFTRNTFTSEEKQKFKELLQEDDFYRIRLPSNVLSPPGRNYTVSVVKARCLPRGDALDEHFVLHMEGVNVLAVNYGSPGACPFPRLQKVPSKWSFNSHTVLKYSELAPRTPVFTEEAPLGDTLEGGEGMPQPEKSFWAKYWMYLIPLGLIVMNAMTQAMNLPPEEQAAAGQSGAAQQPGRVAAAAPARRR